In Thermanaerovibrio velox DSM 12556, the genomic stretch GGGATTACCGGCAAGGAGGCGGAGGTGCTGCTCGACCGGGTGGGGATCGCCTGCAACAAGAACATGATACCCTTTGACCCGGAGAAGCCCATGGTAACCAGCGGCATAAGGCTCGGCACCGCTGCCCTCACCACCCGGGGACTTGGGGAGGAGGAGATGCGGGCCATAGGGGAGATAATAGACCTGGCGATCGCCAACCGGTCCGACCAGGCAGCCCTAGAGGGCCTCGCCCGGCGGGTGGAGGAGCTCAGCGGTCGATTCCCCCTCTACGCCTCGATGGACGAGCCTTGGGTGGAGTCAAGCCCGAAGGAGTAGCCATAGGAACCTCTAGGGGACTATTGGAAGATAAACAAATAAGGAAGAATCGGAGGACTGTTCATGCCTAAGAAAGATGCCCTGTCCCTGGGTTACCAGGACTGGGTGGCGGAGATGGAGGCCCTTGGGGAGAAACGCTTCAGGGCGGATCAGATATGCGGGTGGCTATACAAGAAGCGGGTCTTCGAGTGGCAGCTCATGAGCGACATAGGGCTTGAGATGCGCAGCAGGCTGGACGAGCTGTTCCGGGTTGAGGTGCCAAGGCTTGAGAAGGTGGTGTCCTCCCGAAGGGACGGCACCAAGAAGTTCCTGTGGGACTTCGGGGGCTCCTCGGTGGAGTCGGTGGCCATAGCCCACCCGGGCAGGCTCACCGCCTGCCTCTCCACCCAGGTTGGGTGTCCCTTGGGGTGCCCCTTCTGCGCCACCGGCCAGTCCGGGTTCGAGCGGAACATGACAGTGGGGGAGATGGTGGGGCAGTTCCTGGCCATGGAGGCCCGGCTCGGGGACATCAAGAACCTGGTGTTCATGGGCATGGGGGAGCCCATGCTCAACTACGATAACGTTATCGGGGCGGTGAGGAACCTCAACCACCCAAAGATGAGGGGGCTCGGCATAAGGCACATAACGATCTCCACCAGCGGGGTGGTGCCGGGCATACTGCGGCTTGCGCGGGAGGGGCTTGGCGTGAGGCTCGCGGTATCACTTCACGCCCCAAACGATGATCTTAGGGACCTCCTGGTGCCCATAAACGCCCAGTACCCACTGAAGGAGCTCCGGGAGGCCCTGGAGACCTATCAGGAGGCCACTGGAGATAGGATAACCATAGAGTACTCCCTATTCGACAAGGTCAACGACTCGGTGCCCATGGCAAGGCAGCTTGGGGAGTACCTTAAGGGACTTTCCGTGTTCATCAACCTCATCCCCGGTAGCTGCACCGGGGACGCCCGGTACGTCACGTCCCCCCCACTTCAGGGTGAACGCCTTTGCGGAGATCCTGTCCTCCATGGGGTACCAGGTGGCGGTCCGGATGAGCAAGGGGGCAGATGTGGGCGGGGCATGTGGCCAGCTCAGGCGAACGCATGAGGCCCAGGCGGCAGAGTCGGAGGGCCGGAGATCAGAACCCCTAAGGGGAGAGCCCGCGGGGCCTGCGGGTCCTAAGCGTCCGAACCGCTCGGGTGGTTCCGGTAAGCACGATCCTTCGAGGTCCAAGGAGCTAAGGACCAGGGAGGAGGGCTTCGCAAGGGGCGGAGGAGGTCCCTCCAGGAAGATCGTAGATACCCCTGCGGATGACCGTGGGGAGCGCCGTGGACCCTCTTCGAAGGGCCGTTCCAGAGGGGCCGACAGGGCTCTTAGGGGCGACGGCGCCCAAGGTCCAGGGCGGAGCGGCAAAGGCAGAGGGGACGATGGGACCAATGGGCGCCCGGGCCGCCCGGGAGGGCCTAAGAGCAAGAGGCCCTCGGCCCCTGGGGAAGGGACGTTCACACCCGGAGGGTTCAAGGGCCGCCAGGACCGCCGTGAAGGCCCCTCCAGTGAGGCGAGGGGTAAGGGGGCTAGGGGGAAGAAGGAAGGCCGCCGCTGAGGCACCTCTCCCTGAGGCATTTGAAGGGCTAGGTCTCACCCCTGGCCCATAGCGCTTTCCCCATCCTCGCACCCATGCCGCCATGGGGTGTCGGATCCCTGGGATCAGCCGAGGTTTAAACCCTTTAGATCCATCTTCGGGGCCGCCGCAGGTCCGGCGGCCCCGCCGCTGTCCATTTGTAAGCTTGTACGCTCCGCTGAATGGGCCGCTTTAATTACCTGGTGCCCGGGTTAAACGGAGGTCCGCCGATATGATCCCCTCCCCGCGCACTCCTGGGGTCATCCGGAGCTCATCCGTTGGAGGGCCCTTGCCGTTTGGACCCGTGGATTAATATTGACCGATGGTCATTTTTAAGACCGGTGGTAATATATGGGATGAGGGGCGTTGGTGCTGGCCCTTTTTTATGTCTTCATATGGTCCCTTTCCGGCGGCGCTGTGCCGCTTTTGTAGAGGGTTTTATCTGGAGGTGTTCGTTGAACATGGCGCACAGGGACAGTGAGTTTTTGGGCACCGAACCGGTGGGCAGTCTTCTTATCCGGCTGTCGTTGCCCGCCATGGTGGGTATGTTCGTTCAGGCCACCTACAACATGGTGGACGCCCTTTTCATAGGTTGGGGGGTTGGACCTTTGGGCTTGGCGGGCACGGCGGTGGTGTTCCCGGTCCAGTTCGCTGCCATGGCGTTTGCCACCATGGGTGGTGTGGGGACCGCGTCGCTGGTCTCAAGGAGCCTTGGTGCTGGGGACGTGGGGACCGCCCGGCGGGCCATGGGTAACCTGATGATCATGGGGGTGGTGCTGGGGGGGCTCCTGGCGTCCCTTTGCGCCTTGGGGATATCCCCGCTTCTTGAGCTCCTTGGGGCGTCCCCGGAGGTCATGCCCCATGCCCGGGGTTATCTCGGGGTGATACTGCTGGGTTTCCCGCTCATAATACTCGGGGTGGGGATGAACAGCGTGCTCAGGGCCCAGGGCAGGGCAAAGCTCGCCATGGTTACCATGTTCGTGTCCGCCGGGACCAACGTGGTGCTGGACTACATCTTCGTTTTTCCCCTGGGCATGGGCGTTAGAGGCGCCGCATGGGCTACCGTCATATCCCAGGGGGTCATGGTGATCTGGCTTCTCTGGCACTACTTCGTTAGGGGAGGGGTATTGTCCCCTGGTATGGGGGACATGAGGCCCGACCTCCGCGTGCTGGGACAGATACTTTCGGTGGGCCTGTCGGAGTTCACCCGTCTCAGCGCCTCCGGTGTGGTGGCCGCGTTGGTGGTGGGAAGCCTTCAGCGGTACGGCTCGTACCAGGCGGTGGCGGCCTACGGGGTGGTCAACCGGGTGGTGTCCCTGGCGTTCATGCCCATAGTGGGGGTGGGGCAGGGACTGCAGCCCATCTTGGGCTATAACTACGGGGCGGGGAAGCTAGACAGGGCCCTCAGGGCGGTTTACCTCTCCCTCGCTGGGGCCTCCGTCATATCCACCGGTGCGTTCCTGGTCATGCTCCTGTTCCCCGAGGAGATATTCTCCCTCTTCACTTCCGACGTCTCCCTGGTGTCCCTTGGGGCAAGGACCTTGAGGACCATGGGCATGGGATTCGCCCTGGTGGGGCTTCAGGTGGCGGGAACCGGGGTCTTCCAGGCCGTGGGGAAGGGACTCGTGGCCTTCATGCTCTCCCTGTCAAGGCAGGTCTTCCTGTTCATACCCCTCCTTCTGCTCCTGCCCCCGGTTTTGGGGCTTAAGGGGGTGTGGCTTGCCTTTCCGCTGTCGGACCTCATGTCCGCCGCCATAACCGCGGGCATGCTGGTGCCTCATCTCAACGCCATGAGGGACCGTTGAGCCAATTTCTGACGCCCCCGCGGGCGTCCCGTTATCCCTGGGGGACACTGCGTTTGCAGCGTCTTTCAGCCCTTAGCCCGCTGGGGGGGTAGTTGGAGATCGATGCATAATCCGACGGGGGAGGACGAAAAAAAGCGGGGTCTCAAAGAGACCCCGCTTTTGATAACTTGGCAGTCCCAAGGGGATTCGAACCCCTGTTTCCGGGCTGAGAACCCGGCGTCCTAGGCCTCTGGACGATGGGACCGCTTCGCTCAACGAAAAGCATTATAACAGCCCATCATGGGTTTGACAAGCGGTCATGTTGGATCTGAATTTTTAGTTTCTTTTATCCCCTTGGTCGATGGCCTTGTCCCCCTCCGACAGGTCCTCCGGGTATGGGGCTATCACCCGCTGATCCAAGGAGAGCCCGTGGGTTACCATCACCAGCCCTTCCCGGTCCTTCCCAAGCTTAACCTTCACGGGCTTTACGGTCTCCTTTTCCAGCACCATCACCGTTCCGTCCCTCACCGCGTCGGAGGGGATGACGAGCCCCTTCTGGGAGCCCTTTATGAAGGTCACCCGGGCCAGCATCCCGGGTCTTAGGTCCTTCGGGTCCTGGATGATCACCTGGACCTTAACGGTCCTGGTGGAGGTGTCCACGTAGGGATATATGGTGGAGAGCCTTCCCTTGAAGACCTTTTCGTCCCCCAGGGCCTCGGAGACCACCCTTGCCTCCATCCCCTCTTTTAGGTATCTGATCTCCGTCTCGGGGAGCTTAACGGTGCCTTTAAGGGCCTTGAGGTTCGCCACCCGGAACACCGGGGTAGATGGGGATGCAAGGGTGCCGGGGGCCATGCCGTAGTCGTCCAGCACCACCCCGTCCATGGGGGCGGTTATGATGTAGTCCTGCCGGTTTATCCTCTGGGCGCTCAGGGCTGAAGCGGATGCCCCGGCGTTGGCCAGCGCCTGCCGGTAAGAGGCTCGGGCCTGATCTAAGGCGGTCTTGCGTTTATCCAGCTCCTGTCTCGTGGCGTAACCCTCCTTGAACAGCTTCTCGTACCTCTCCAACTCTCGGGATGCGTCGTCCAGGGAGGCCTTTGCCTGGAGCACCGCCGATTGGCTCGCCTTGAGCTGGGAGTACGAGGCGTTCACCTGGGCCTCCTGGGAGCTGTAGTCCAAGAGGGCTAGCACCTGCCCCTTACGAACCCTCTGCCCCGGCTTGGCGGACATCCTGACTATTCGGCCCGTAACCTTCGGAGATATGATGGCGTCCTCTAAAGCCTCTAGGGTGGACACCGCCTCCAGGGTGTCCAGGTATACGTCCTCCTTGGGTTGCACGGTCCTCACCACCGGTGTCGGCTCTCCCTTGGGGGTATGGGTCTTGGGCTTTGCCGAATCCCTTCCGGAAGCCCTTACCATGAGGAACGCAGCCACCAGGATCACCGCCACCGCCGCAGCGATGCCCTTGCCTCCTTTTATCGTGAACCTCCCGTTCTTACCGATCATCATCTGTACACCTCCACGGCCTCAGCGGCTTCCATTGCCATCCCGGCTCCCTTCGAAGGACTCATCGGGAACGACCCTCTCGATAAGCGCTCCACAGTGGAACCATATGTCCTTCAACGCCCCCTGCAGGGCCTTTAGGGTCTCCTTGTACCTCAGCTCCCCGTTGTTCAGTTCCCTCCGGGCGGATATCACGTCCAGCTGGGTGTTGACCCCCTCCCTGTACCCCACTTCCGCAAGCCTCAGGTTCTCCCTGGCTATCTCAAGGTTCTCGGCGTATATCTCCCGGTTGCGGACCGCGGTGTCAAGGGCTATCAGGTCCTTCTCCAGCTCCTCCCTCACCGAGTCCTCCATGTCCTTGAGGCTCACCAGGAGCTTATGGAGCTTCGATTGTTCCTGGAGCACCTTGGCGTCGGTCCTGCCGAAGTCCACCAGGGGCACCGTCAGGTTCAGCGTGGCGGTCCATTCCCCTTCCTTGGTGGAGGAGCCGGTCTTGTCCTGGTAGAAGCGGTATCCCCCGGACAGGGAGGCGGAGGGACGCATGGAGGCGCCGGCTATCTTAACCGCTTCCCTCTGGAGCTCAATGTCCTCCCTAAGGGCCGCCAGATCGCTCCTGCCTTTTAAGGCCGCGGCCTCTAGCTCCTCGAGACCCTGCACCGCCCACCCGGCGGGGATATCCAGCGTGCCGGACACGGAGGTGACCTCCTTGGGGTCCACTCCCATCACCCTGGCAAGGGTTATGAGGGCGGACCTCAAGCTTCCCCGGGCGGTCTCCACCGCCCCCTGGGCCTCCCGGAGGTTCTGCTTCATCCTTGAAGCCTCAAGCCTGGTGCTCAAACCCACCTGCAGGCGCTTCTCCGCGGTCTCCCATGCCTTCTCGTAGTAAAGCCGGTTCTCCTCCGCGGTCTTCAGGTTCTCCTGGGCCAGCAGGGCGTTCAGGAATGCCTCGTAGGCCTCCCTGGCGGCCTTCTCCTTGGAATGCCTAAGCCCGTGCCTGGCCTTCCTCAGGTTCGCCTCCGCCTGCCTTAACGCCCCGGTGATGGCCCCTCCGGCGTATACCGTCTGGTTCAAGGACAGGTCCCCGTAGTCGTTCCTCTCCGCCCCCTCCTCGCTTGACCTAGTGAAGGATCCCTGGACGTTGAGGGACGGCATGGCCGCACTCCTTGCCTGACCCAGCAGGGCCTCGGCGTTCCTTAGGTCCTGCTCCGCGGAGAGGACCGACTGGTTGTGCTTTATCCCAGATCTTACCGCATCGGACAGCGTCACCGCCTGGGTTCCGAAGGCCTGGACCGCCAGCGTGAGGGACAGGGCTAAACTCAACGCAAGGGCCCTCAGTCCCTTAAGAGCGGTGGTTTGTTCCTCGATGGACCCCATTAACCCCATGGTCTTGCATTCCTCCTCCTTAGGTCTTCAGTTAACCCCCGGGTTGGCCTGATTCGTCCTCCCGGCTCTCATGGACAGGGCGCGCCTTAGGACCCTGAGCTTGTCCTTCATGTCGTCCAGCACCAGGTAGACCACGGGCACCACGAACAGGGTGAGGAGCGTGGACGTGAAGACGCCCCCCAACCACCGCCACCGCCATGGACTGCCTGAACCCCGCCCCCTCCGATAGCTTGAGCGCGGTGGGTATGGACCCCACAAGGGTGCTGAGGGCGGTCATGAGGATCGGCCTCAGCCTCAGCGGCCCGGAGGTCAGCACCGCCGCCACCTTGGGGAACCCCTTCTCCCTCTCCTGGTTTATGAAGTCCACCAGGATTATCCCGTTGTTAACCACGATGCCCACCAGGAGGATTATCCCCATGAAGCTCATCATGTCCAGCTCGTTGCCCATCAGCGCCAGCATCCCGAAGGCCCCGGGAGTGAGGAGCGGCAGGGAGAACATGACCGTGAAGGGGTGCAGGAACGACTCAAACTGTATCGCCATCACCACGTAGACCAGGGCTATGGCTATGCCAAGGGCCACGAAGAGCCTTTTGAAGTCCTCCCGCTGGGTCTTGGAGCGCCCGGTGGGCAGTATCTGAACCCCCTCGGAGCCCCTGGCGGAGCTCTTGAAAGCCTGCTCCATGAGGGTCATCACCTCTCCGGTGGAGACCCCTGGTGCGGGGTTCACGCTTATCTCCAGAGAGGTCCTGCGGGAGTAGCGGTTTATGACGTTCGGGGAAAGCACCTTCTGGACCTTCACGAGCCCCGGTATCCGGACGGTCCCGCCGTTGTAGCGCACCGCCACCCTCTCGAGGTCCTCAACGGACCGTCTAAGGGACGGGTCCGCCATTAGCCTTATGTCGTACCGGAAGCCCTCGTCCTTGAATACCCCGGCCTTCACCCCGCCGAAGTAGGCCTGGATCTCCTGGGCCAGGTCCTTCACGCTCAAGTCCAGCTGATCCGCCATGGTGCGGTTGACCGTAACCTCCAGCTGGGGTTTGTTCAGCCTTATGTCGGTGTTGAAGTCCGTGATCTTGCCGGTGGCCTCCAGCTTTTCCTTCATCTCCTGGGCTATCTGATACAGCCTTTCGGGTGTTGAGCCCACAAGGACCATGGTGACCCCGCTCCTGCCCTCCTGGGAGAACGACAGCGTCCCCTCCTTGAATGAGGACAGGGAGGTCCTAACCTGCTCCATAACCTGCTCTATGGGGGGCCTGTCCTTTATGGGAACCAGCTCCACCGATATGCTGCCCTTGTTTGATTCACCCCCCATGCCGGAACCCACGTCGCCATAGGTGTACTTCACGTAGGGGTTCTTCCTTATTATGGAGTCCAGACGGGTCATCACCTCCTGGGTCCTCTCCAGGGAGGTCCCCTCCGGCATGGTCAGGTCCATGCTGAAGGACCCCCGGTCGTCGGAGGGGAAGAAACCCTTGCCTATCTGGGATGCGATCACCAACCCGAAGATGAAGAGGGCCGCCGCCGCCAGGATCACGGTCTTCCGGTGCCCCACCGCCCAGAAGAGCCCCCGCCGGTAAGCCTCCTCCATTCGCTGGAAGCCCCGATTGAACGCCGAGGCAATCCTTCCCCCCTTGGGCTCACCCTTGAGGATGACGGAGCACAGCAGGGGGGTTAACGTGAGGGACACCAAAAGCGACATGGTTATGGTGAGCACCACGGTTATCCCGAAGTGATAGAAGAACCGCCCCACTATCCCACCCATGAAGGCTATGGGGGCGAAGACCGCCACGGTGGTGGTGGCTCCTCCGATGACCGAGAACGCCACCTCCTGGGTCCCCTTTATGGAGGCATCCAAGACCTTCATGCCCCCCTCTATGTGCCGGTGGATGTTCTCCAAAACCACCGTGGTGGCGTCCACCACCATACCCACCGCCAGGGTTATCCCCATCATGGTGAGGTTGTTTATGCTGAGCCCTAGCCACTTCATGATGAGAAAACTGCTTATGAGACACACCGGTATGGATATCACCGCTATCCCGGTGGCCCGCAGGGTCTTGAGGAAGAGGAACATCACCAGGGAACAGAGCAGCACCGCCTGGAAGACGTCGGAGAAGACCCCTTTTATTGACCTCATTATGTAGTCCGAGGAGTCGGATATGAGGATGAGCTTCACGCCCCTTGGGGCTTCCCGCTGGAGCTCCTCCATGGCGGCCTTTACCCTGCGGCTCACCGCCACCTCGTTGGCTCCCCGCTGTTTCTTCACGGTGATGAATACCGTGTCCTTGCCGTTGTATATGGCGGCGCTCTCCTTCTCTTCCATGCCGTCCTCCACCCTGGCCACGTCGGACAGCCTCACCACCGCTCCCTGGGAGACCTTGATGGGCATGGATGCTAGGTCTTCTACCGAGGAGTACTCCCCTATGAGCCTTATCTGCAGGTCCTCCCGGGAGTTCTTTATGTTCCCCGCCGGCAGTTCCACGTGTTTGGCCTTGAAGGCGTCTATCACGTCCTTCACCATGAGGTTTCTCGCCTCCAGCTTGGCGGGATCCAGCCAAACCCGGATCTCACGGCTCCTCAGTCCCGGGGTTCCCACCTCGCCCACGCCCTCTAGGGCCTGGATCCTGGGCTTTACCACCTTGTCGGCGAAACGGGACAGCTCCCTCGGGTTGGCCCCCGTCACCGCCATGGTGACTATTGCCCGGTCCCCTATGGAGAACTTCTGCACCACCGGGGTGTCCGCCTCGCTGGGGAGGGAGCCCATGGCCAGGTTAACCTTGTCCCTCACGTCCGCCGCCGCCTTGTCCACGTCCCTGCCAAGCTCGAACTCCACCACCGTTATGGAGCGTCCCTGGTAGCTGCTGGATGAGATGTTCTCTATCCCCGATATGCTGGACAGCTTGTCCTCTATGACGTCCGCCACGTCGTTATCCATGACCTTGGCGCTGGCGCCGGTCATGGAGGTGGACACGGTCACCACCGGGAAGTCCACGTCCGGTATCAGCTGCACCCCCATGGATGACAATGCCATGAGACCGAATATTATGAGCCCCAAGGATATCATGGTGACCGTCACAGGACGTCTTACGGAGAACTCCCAGAGCCTCATCCTCTCACCCCTTCCGGCTTTTCATCCTTTGCGCTAAGCCCTTGAAGCACCATGGTCTTGAGCAGCCCACATATCTGATCCGACGGTACCCCCGTCTCG encodes the following:
- the rlmN gene encoding 23S rRNA (adenine(2503)-C(2))-methyltransferase RlmN; amino-acid sequence: MPKKDALSLGYQDWVAEMEALGEKRFRADQICGWLYKKRVFEWQLMSDIGLEMRSRLDELFRVEVPRLEKVVSSRRDGTKKFLWDFGGSSVESVAIAHPGRLTACLSTQVGCPLGCPFCATGQSGFERNMTVGEMVGQFLAMEARLGDIKNLVFMGMGEPMLNYDNVIGAVRNLNHPKMRGLGIRHITISTSGVVPGILRLAREGLGVRLAVSLHAPNDDLRDLLVPINAQYPLKELREALETYQEATGDRITIEYSLFDKVNDSVPMARQLGEYLKGLSVFINLIPGSCTGDARYVTSPPLQGERLCGDPVLHGVPGGGPDEQGGRCGRGMWPAQANA
- a CDS encoding MATE family efflux transporter, encoding MAHRDSEFLGTEPVGSLLIRLSLPAMVGMFVQATYNMVDALFIGWGVGPLGLAGTAVVFPVQFAAMAFATMGGVGTASLVSRSLGAGDVGTARRAMGNLMIMGVVLGGLLASLCALGISPLLELLGASPEVMPHARGYLGVILLGFPLIILGVGMNSVLRAQGRAKLAMVTMFVSAGTNVVLDYIFVFPLGMGVRGAAWATVISQGVMVIWLLWHYFVRGGVLSPGMGDMRPDLRVLGQILSVGLSEFTRLSASGVVAALVVGSLQRYGSYQAVAAYGVVNRVVSLAFMPIVGVGQGLQPILGYNYGAGKLDRALRAVYLSLAGASVISTGAFLVMLLFPEEIFSLFTSDVSLVSLGARTLRTMGMGFALVGLQVAGTGVFQAVGKGLVAFMLSLSRQVFLFIPLLLLLPPVLGLKGVWLAFPLSDLMSAAITAGMLVPHLNAMRDR
- a CDS encoding efflux RND transporter periplasmic adaptor subunit, whose amino-acid sequence is MMIGKNGRFTIKGGKGIAAAVAVILVAAFLMVRASGRDSAKPKTHTPKGEPTPVVRTVQPKEDVYLDTLEAVSTLEALEDAIISPKVTGRIVRMSAKPGQRVRKGQVLALLDYSSQEAQVNASYSQLKASQSAVLQAKASLDDASRELERYEKLFKEGYATRQELDKRKTALDQARASYRQALANAGASASALSAQRINRQDYIITAPMDGVVLDDYGMAPGTLASPSTPVFRVANLKALKGTVKLPETEIRYLKEGMEARVVSEALGDEKVFKGRLSTIYPYVDTSTRTVKVQVIIQDPKDLRPGMLARVTFIKGSQKGLVIPSDAVRDGTVMVLEKETVKPVKVKLGKDREGLVMVTHGLSLDQRVIAPYPEDLSEGDKAIDQGDKRN
- a CDS encoding TolC family protein: MGLMGSIEEQTTALKGLRALALSLALSLTLAVQAFGTQAVTLSDAVRSGIKHNQSVLSAEQDLRNAEALLGQARSAAMPSLNVQGSFTRSSEEGAERNDYGDLSLNQTVYAGGAITGALRQAEANLRKARHGLRHSKEKAAREAYEAFLNALLAQENLKTAEENRLYYEKAWETAEKRLQVGLSTRLEASRMKQNLREAQGAVETARGSLRSALITLARVMGVDPKEVTSVSGTLDIPAGWAVQGLEELEAAALKGRSDLAALREDIELQREAVKIAGASMRPSASLSGGYRFYQDKTGSSTKEGEWTATLNLTVPLVDFGRTDAKVLQEQSKLHKLLVSLKDMEDSVREELEKDLIALDTAVRNREIYAENLEIARENLRLAEVGYREGVNTQLDVISARRELNNGELRYKETLKALQGALKDIWFHCGALIERVVPDESFEGSRDGNGSR
- a CDS encoding efflux RND transporter permease subunit, with protein sequence MRLWEFSVRRPVTVTMISLGLIIFGLMALSSMGVQLIPDVDFPVVTVSTSMTGASAKVMDNDVADVIEDKLSSISGIENISSSSYQGRSITVVEFELGRDVDKAAADVRDKVNLAMGSLPSEADTPVVQKFSIGDRAIVTMAVTGANPRELSRFADKVVKPRIQALEGVGEVGTPGLRSREIRVWLDPAKLEARNLMVKDVIDAFKAKHVELPAGNIKNSREDLQIRLIGEYSSVEDLASMPIKVSQGAVVRLSDVARVEDGMEEKESAAIYNGKDTVFITVKKQRGANEVAVSRRVKAAMEELQREAPRGVKLILISDSSDYIMRSIKGVFSDVFQAVLLCSLVMFLFLKTLRATGIAVISIPVCLISSFLIMKWLGLSINNLTMMGITLAVGMVVDATTVVLENIHRHIEGGMKVLDASIKGTQEVAFSVIGGATTTVAVFAPIAFMGGIVGRFFYHFGITVVLTITMSLLVSLTLTPLLCSVILKGEPKGGRIASAFNRGFQRMEEAYRRGLFWAVGHRKTVILAAAALFIFGLVIASQIGKGFFPSDDRGSFSMDLTMPEGTSLERTQEVMTRLDSIIRKNPYVKYTYGDVGSGMGGESNKGSISVELVPIKDRPPIEQVMEQVRTSLSSFKEGTLSFSQEGRSGVTMVLVGSTPERLYQIAQEMKEKLEATGKITDFNTDIRLNKPQLEVTVNRTMADQLDLSVKDLAQEIQAYFGGVKAGVFKDEGFRYDIRLMADPSLRRSVEDLERVAVRYNGGTVRIPGLVKVQKVLSPNVINRYSRRTSLEISVNPAPGVSTGEVMTLMEQAFKSSARGSEGVQILPTGRSKTQREDFKRLFVALGIAIALVYVVMAIQFESFLHPFTVMFSLPLLTPGAFGMLALMGNELDMMSFMGIILLVGIVVNNGIILVDFINQEREKGFPKVAAVLTSGPLRLRPILMTALSTLVGSIPTALKLSEGAGFRQSMAVAVVGGRLHVHAPHPVRGARGLPGAGRHEGQAQGPKARPVHESREDESGQPGG